The following proteins are co-located in the Scomber scombrus chromosome 2, fScoSco1.1, whole genome shotgun sequence genome:
- the ccdc85al gene encoding coiled-coil domain containing 85A, like, giving the protein MEKATPPPQPQLQLSIAKTESPAEDISGLTDEELLKWTKDDLVRRLRRSEADKMSVILDHGNLIREVNRSLQLHLNEIRGLKDINQKLQEDNRELRDLCCFLDDDRQKGKRVSREWQRLGRYSASIMRKEVTLYLQKLKELELRQEEVIRENLELKELCLLLDEEKGVVVGGGGGGGGGGSVGMGGCRNSIDSQNSLLLVPGQGLLMRDVGDGSSTSSAGSADSSDHLHHKQPHLAAGLGGIGSAGEKRSPELVHKPRCSSISGIGGGDREVSSPEHPAGRHRSTSLEYPYTLPQLCRPRCGSISVPDHSRVMRGLSPEKYGRNVGRRSPEQHPKHHSSDLLLGQRQHFLGQGGSGELYQRHHRSSISSTGSPEPRQAHLGTSEHHEKGCVVQGGSPEIHRHQYSMSPDNVKFGSPVRDGQRRPAGDELSPHHRSIYNGMNALISAGCCTNNCRNVKIWDSFDASS; this is encoded by the exons ATGGAGAAAGCTACTCCACCGCCCCAGCCCCAGCTCCAGCTGTCGATAGCGAAGACTGAAAGTCCGGCGGAGGACATCTCTGGTCTGACGGACGAGGAACTGCTCAAGTGGACCAAGGATGATCTGGTGCGCCGGCTGAGGCGGTCTGAGGCCGACAAGATGAGCGTGATTCTGGACCACGGGAATCTTATCCGAGAGGTCAATCGAAGCCTCCAATTGCACTTGAACGAGATCAGGGGGCTGAAG GACATCAACCAGAAGCTGCAGGAGGACAACCGTGAGCTGCGGGACTTGTGCTGCTTCCTGGATGACGACCGGCAGAAAGGCAAGCGTGTATCCAGGGAGTGGCAGCGTCTGGGCCGTTACAGTGCCAGCATCATGCGCAAAGAGGTGACCCTCTATCTCCAGAAACTCAAGGAGCTGGAGCTTCGACAGGAGGAGGTAATACGCGAGAACCTGGAGCTGAAGGAGCTCTGCCTCCTCCTGGATGAGGAGAAAGGGGTGGTAGTtggaggggggggaggaggtggaggcggAGGGAGTGTGGGAATGGGGGGGTGCCGCAACTCCATAGACAGCCAAAATAGTTTGCTGCTGGTTCCTGGGCAGGGGCTCCTGATGCGAGACGTGGGGGACGGGAGCAGCACCTCCAGTGCTGGGAGCGCTGACAGCTCTGATCACCTTCACCATAAGCAGCCTCATCTGGCTGCAGGACTGGGTGGAATTGGAAGtgctggggaaaaaaggagCCCTGAGCTGGTGCATAAACCCAGATGTAGCAGCATCAGTGGaataggaggaggagacagggagGTGTCCAGCCCTGAGCACCCAGCTGGGCGCCACAGGAGTACAAGTCTGGAGTACCCATACACCTTGCCCCAGCTCTGCCGACCCCGCTGCGGCTCCATATCCGTGCCTGACCACAGTCGAGTCATGCGTGGTCTAAGCCCGGAAAAATATGGGAGGAATGTGGGCCGACGCAGTCCGGAGCAGCATCCCAAGCACCACAGCTCTGATCTCCTCTTGGGACAGAGGCAGCACTTCCTGGGTCAGGGAGGCAGTGGGGAGCTCTATCAGAGGCACCACAGGAGCAGCATTAGCAGTACTGGGAGCCCCGAGCCCCGACAGGCACATTTAGGGACCAGTGAGCATCATGAAAAGGGCTGTGTGGTCCAGGGGGGCAGTCCTGAAATTCATAGGCACCAGTACAGTATGAGCCCTGACAATGTGAAGTTCGGCAGCCCTGTGAGAGACGGCCAGAGGAGGCCGGCCGGAGACGAGCTGTCACCACATCATCGGAGCATCTACAATGGCATGAAtg CTTTGATATCAGCCGGCTGCTGCACCAACAACTGTAGAAATGTCAAGATATGGGACAG TTTTGATGCCTCCTCTTGA